Proteins encoded by one window of Ursus arctos isolate Adak ecotype North America unplaced genomic scaffold, UrsArc2.0 scaffold_22, whole genome shotgun sequence:
- the SLC37A2 gene encoding glucose-6-phosphate exchanger SLC37A2 isoform X1: MRSSLAPGVWFLRTFSRDSWFRGSILLLTFFIYTCYHMSRKPISVVKSRLHQNCSELVKPVNDSHSLNDTTWCDWAPFDKNNYKELLGAVDNAFLVAYAIGMFISGIFGERLPLRYYLSAGMLLSGLFTSLFGLGYFWNIHMLWYFVLIQICNGLVQTTGWPSVVTCVGNWFGKGKRGLIMGIWNSHTSVGNILGSLIAGVWVNEQWGLSFVVPGAVTAAMGVITFLFLIEYPEDVDCTAPQHHTSDGLEQNQDNAEDLGNGPCTNKESSLESAARCSKEPSVQPAAISFLGALRIPGVVEFSLCLLFAKLVSYTFLYWLPLYIFNVAHFSAKQAGDLSTLFDVGGIMGGIMAGLISDYTNGRATTCCIMLILAAPMMFLYNYIGQNGITNSIVMLIICGALVNGPYALITTAVSADLGTHQSLKGNAKALSTVTAIIDGTGSIGAALGPLLAGLISPTGWNNVFYMLISADILACLLLCRLVYKEIIAWKSSLSRDRGSSFALTHPR, translated from the exons GTTTCGAGGCTCCATCCTCCTGCTCACCTTCTTCATCTACACCTGTTATCACATGTCCAGGAAGCCCATCAGCGTTGTCAAG AGCCGTCTGCACCAGAACTGCTCGGAGCTGGTCAAGCCCGTCAACGACAGCCACAGTCTCAATGACACTACATGGTGTGACTGGGCTCCATTTG ATAAGAACAACTACAAGGAGTTACTGGGGGCCGTGGACAACGCCTTCCTTGTGGCCTACGCCATCGGCATGTTCATCAG CGGGATTTTTGGGGAGCGGCTCCCCCTCCGTTACTACCTTTCAGCTGGAATGCTGCTCAGTGGCCTTTTCACCTCGCTCTTTGGCCTGGGATACTTCTGGAACATCCACATGCTCTGGTACTTTGTGCTCATCCAG ATCTGCAACGGACTTGTCCAGACCACAGGCTGGCCCTCTGTGGTGACCTGCGTTGGCAACTGGTTCGGGAAGGGAAA gcgGGGCCTCATCATGGGCATCTGGAACTCACACACATCCGTGGGCAACATCCTGGGCTCCCTGATCGCTGGCGTCTGGGTGAATGAGCAGTGGGGCCTGTCGTTTGTGGTGCCTGGCGCCGTCACAGCCGCCATGGGTGTCATCACCTTCCTCTTTCTCATCGAAT ACCCAGAAGATGTGGACTGCACGGCTCCCCAGCACCACACGAGT GATGGGCTGGAACAGAACCAGGACAACGCTGAGGACCTTGGCAACGGTCCCTGCACTAACAAGGAGAGCAGCCTGGAGAGCGCGGCCAGGTGCTCCAAGGAGCCAAGTGTGCAGCCCGCCGCCATCAGCTTCCTGGGGGCGCTCCGGATACCG GGTGTGGTCGAGTTCTCCTTGTGTCTGCTCTTCGCCAAGCTGGTCAGCTACACCTTCCTCTACTGGCTGCCCCTCTACATCTTCAACGTGG CTCACTTCAGTGCCAAACAGGCTGGGGACCTGTCTACCCTCTTCGATGTTGGTGGCATCATGG GCGGCATCATGGCGGGGCTCATCTCCGACTACACCAATGGCAGGGCCACCACCTGCTGCATCATGCTGATCCTGGCCGCCCCCATG aTGTTCCTGTATAACTACATTGGTCAGAACGGGATTACCAACTCCATAG TAATGCTGATCATCTGTGGGGCCCTGGTCAACGGCCCTTACGCGCTCATCACCACTGCGGTCTCTGCTGACCTG GGGACTCATCAGAGCCTGAAGGGCAATGCAAAGGCGCTCTCCACGGTCACGGCCATCATCGACGGCACGGGGTCCATAG GTGCGGCCCTGGGGCCTCTGCTGGCCGGGCTGATTTCCCCCACGGGCTGGAACAATGTCTTCTACATGCTCATCTCCGCCGACATTCTGGCCTGCTTG CTCCTCTGCCGGTTGGTGTACAAAGAGATCATAGCCTGGAAGTCATCCCTGAGCAGAGACAGAGG CTCTAGCTTCGCCCTAACCCACCCACGGTAG
- the SLC37A2 gene encoding glucose-6-phosphate exchanger SLC37A2 isoform X2, producing the protein MRSSLAPGVWFLRTFSRDSWFRGSILLLTFFIYTCYHMSRKPISVVKSRLHQNCSELVKPVNDSHSLNDTTWCDWAPFDKNNYKELLGAVDNAFLVAYAIGMFISGIFGERLPLRYYLSAGMLLSGLFTSLFGLGYFWNIHMLWYFVLIQICNGLVQTTGWPSVVTCVGNWFGKGKRGLIMGIWNSHTSVGNILGSLIAGVWVNEQWGLSFVVPGAVTAAMGVITFLFLIEYPEDVDCTAPQHHTSDGLEQNQDNAEDLGNGPCTNKESSLESAARCSKEPSVQPAAISFLGALRIPGVVEFSLCLLFAKLVSYTFLYWLPLYIFNVAHFSAKQAGDLSTLFDVGGIMGGIMAGLISDYTNGRATTCCIMLILAAPMMFLYNYIGQNGITNSIVMLIICGALVNGPYALITTAVSADLGTHQSLKGNAKALSTVTAIIDGTGSIGAALGPLLAGLISPTGWNNVFYMLISADILACLLLCRLVYKEIIAWKSSLSRDRGYKEI; encoded by the exons GTTTCGAGGCTCCATCCTCCTGCTCACCTTCTTCATCTACACCTGTTATCACATGTCCAGGAAGCCCATCAGCGTTGTCAAG AGCCGTCTGCACCAGAACTGCTCGGAGCTGGTCAAGCCCGTCAACGACAGCCACAGTCTCAATGACACTACATGGTGTGACTGGGCTCCATTTG ATAAGAACAACTACAAGGAGTTACTGGGGGCCGTGGACAACGCCTTCCTTGTGGCCTACGCCATCGGCATGTTCATCAG CGGGATTTTTGGGGAGCGGCTCCCCCTCCGTTACTACCTTTCAGCTGGAATGCTGCTCAGTGGCCTTTTCACCTCGCTCTTTGGCCTGGGATACTTCTGGAACATCCACATGCTCTGGTACTTTGTGCTCATCCAG ATCTGCAACGGACTTGTCCAGACCACAGGCTGGCCCTCTGTGGTGACCTGCGTTGGCAACTGGTTCGGGAAGGGAAA gcgGGGCCTCATCATGGGCATCTGGAACTCACACACATCCGTGGGCAACATCCTGGGCTCCCTGATCGCTGGCGTCTGGGTGAATGAGCAGTGGGGCCTGTCGTTTGTGGTGCCTGGCGCCGTCACAGCCGCCATGGGTGTCATCACCTTCCTCTTTCTCATCGAAT ACCCAGAAGATGTGGACTGCACGGCTCCCCAGCACCACACGAGT GATGGGCTGGAACAGAACCAGGACAACGCTGAGGACCTTGGCAACGGTCCCTGCACTAACAAGGAGAGCAGCCTGGAGAGCGCGGCCAGGTGCTCCAAGGAGCCAAGTGTGCAGCCCGCCGCCATCAGCTTCCTGGGGGCGCTCCGGATACCG GGTGTGGTCGAGTTCTCCTTGTGTCTGCTCTTCGCCAAGCTGGTCAGCTACACCTTCCTCTACTGGCTGCCCCTCTACATCTTCAACGTGG CTCACTTCAGTGCCAAACAGGCTGGGGACCTGTCTACCCTCTTCGATGTTGGTGGCATCATGG GCGGCATCATGGCGGGGCTCATCTCCGACTACACCAATGGCAGGGCCACCACCTGCTGCATCATGCTGATCCTGGCCGCCCCCATG aTGTTCCTGTATAACTACATTGGTCAGAACGGGATTACCAACTCCATAG TAATGCTGATCATCTGTGGGGCCCTGGTCAACGGCCCTTACGCGCTCATCACCACTGCGGTCTCTGCTGACCTG GGGACTCATCAGAGCCTGAAGGGCAATGCAAAGGCGCTCTCCACGGTCACGGCCATCATCGACGGCACGGGGTCCATAG GTGCGGCCCTGGGGCCTCTGCTGGCCGGGCTGATTTCCCCCACGGGCTGGAACAATGTCTTCTACATGCTCATCTCCGCCGACATTCTGGCCTGCTTG CTCCTCTGCCGGTTGGTGTACAAAGAGATCATAGCCTGGAAGTCATCCCTGAGCAGAGACAGAGG GTACAAAGAGATATGA